CCTCCGGGCCCGCGTGATGGCACAGTGCTGGACATGTGGAGCGACCAGCGCCCGTCGCTGTGCCCGTGCGGCAGCGGCACGTCGTACGACGCCTGCTGCGGCCGCCTGCACCGCGGCGCGCCAGCCACGACCGCCGAGGAGCTGATGCGCTCCCGTTACGCGGCGTTCGCGGTCGGCGACGCCGACCATCTGTTCCGCACCTGGCATCCCCGGACCAGACCCCACGATGTGACCCTCCCCTCCGACCGCACCTGGACAGGTCTGGTCGTCCTGGCCACCGAGGCCGGCGGGCCCGACGACGACTCCGGTGTCGTGGAGTTCGAGGCCCACTACGTCACGGCGGGGCGGCCCGGCGTCCAGCACGAGGTCAGCCGGTTCGAGCGTCGTCGCCGGCTGTGGGTCTACGTCGGAGGTGCGACCTAGGGCACCCCCTCCGGGGGACCTTCGACTCCACCGCCCCGGCGTCCCGCGCTCCTAGCGTGAGGGCGAGTGGAGGGCTGCTTCCGATGACCGAGTACATGCGCAACACCGACGCGTTCGCCCTGGGGATGGAGGATGACGCCCGACTGCGCTCGACCGTCGTCACCATCCTGACGCTGGACCGCTCCCCGGACTGGGACGTCCTGGTCGACCGGCTCGAGCGGGTGGCCCGGCTGATGCCGATGTTCCGCCAGCGCGTCGTCCCGTCGACGCCGCCGGCGCCTCCGCGCTGGGTCTACGACCCGGACTTCGACCTCCGCTTCCACCTCCGCCGCGTCGTCGCTCCCGAGCCGGGGACCTTCGAGACCGTGCTCGAGATGGCCCGCAACGCCGAGATGGGGGAGTTCGACCACTCCCGGCCGATGTGGACCGCGACCCTGGTCGAGGGCCTGGCCGACGGCGGTGCCGCGATCGTGGTGAAGATGCACCACTCGCTCGCCGACGGCATCGGCGGGATGCAGATCGCGTCGCTGGTCTTCGACTTCCAGGCGGAGCCCGCCGATCTCGGCCCGCTGCCGCCGGTGCCCAGCGCCACGGCCGCGCTGCCGCTCGACGGCGTACGCCGCTCCCTGGAGTACGACGTGGGGCTGACCCGCAAGCTGGTCCGCACCGCCACGCTGGGGAGCACGAAGCTCGTCGTGGGCGGGGTCCGGCACCCGCGGGCCACCCTGGCCTCGGTGTGGTCCACGGCCACCTCGGTCTACCGCACCGTCCGACCGATCAACCACACCGCGTCGCCGATCATGCAGGACCGCCGGCTGATCCGTGAGCTCGGCGTCCACGAGGTGCCGCTCAGCGCGCTGAAGCTGGCCGGCCGCAACGCGGGCGGCAGCCTGAACGACGCGTTCCTGGCCGCGGTGACCGGTGGGCTGCGGCGCTACCACGAGCGGCACGGCGCCGCGGTGGACGAGCTCATGGTCACCATGCCGATCAGCATCCGGATGCCCGGCGACGCCGAGGGCGGGAACCGGATCACCCTGATGAGGATCGCGCTGCCCGTCGGGGTGAGCGACCCCCGCAAGCGGATCGCCGAGATCCACGAGCGCGCACTCTCGGCCCGCAACGAGCCGTCCCTCAAGCTCACCCAGGACATCGCGGCCGGCCTCAACCTGCTGCCGCGGTGGTACATCGGGGCGATCCTCCGTCACGTCGACTTCCTGGCCAGCAACGTGCCCGGTGCACCGGTGCCGGTCTGGGTCGGTGGCGCCGCCGTCACCATGCAGTACGCGTTCGGCCCGACGATCGGAGCCGGCATCAACGTCACGCTGATCACCTACCAGGACACCTGCGCGCTCGGCATCAACGCCGACAGCGGCGCCGTCCCGGACCTGGCGGTCTTCCAGGAGTGCCTCGTCGAGGGCTTCGAGGAGGTCCTCGCCCTCGGTCTGGAGCCCGCTCCCGCACCTCCGGCGCCGCCGCGCAAGAAGCGGCCGGTCCGGACCCCCACGCCCATCGCCTGACCGACCGGAGCACCGCCATGACCGACACCCGGACGGCTCCCGCCGTCGTCACCCCCACGGAGCCGACCGCCGCGCCCGACGTCGTCGTGCCCGCCCTCACCGACGAACGGTTGCACGACATCGACGGCCTGGTCGAGCGTGCGCACCGAGCCGTCGAGGCCTTCCGGGCCCTCGACCAGCAGCAGGTCGACGCCATCGTCTCCGCCATGGTCCGCGCCGGGATCCGGGCGGCCGGCGAGCTCGCCGGGCTCGCCATCGAGGAGACCGGCTTCGGGGTCTTCGAGGACAAGGTGGTGAAGAACTACGTCGCCACCGAGTTCCTCTCCGACTACCTGCACGACAAGCGCTCGGTCGGTGTGATCGAGGAGGACGTCGAGCACGACATCGTCCGTGTCGCCGAGCCGATCGGCGTGGTGCTCGCGATCACGCCGGTCACCAACCCCACGTCCACCGTGCTCTACAAGGCGATCGTCGCCGCGAAGACCCGCAACGCGGTGATCTTCCGGCCCTCGCCGTACGCCGTACGCTCCTGCGCGCGCAGCGTCGAGATCCTCCGCGAGGCGGCCGAGGCCGCCGGGATGCCGGCCGGTGCGCTCCAGGTGATCCCCGACCTCGAGCACGAGGTGACCCACTACCTCTTCAAGCACCCGCAGGTCGACTTCATCTGGGTCACCGGGGGCCCGAAGATCGTCGCCCTCGCCAACGCCGCCGGCAAGCCCGGTCTCAGTGTCGGCCCGGGGAACGCCCCGATCTACGTCCACCGCACCGCCGACCTGAAGGGCGCTGTCGTCGACATCCTGATCTCCAAGACCTTCGACGCCTCCGTGATCTGCCCGGCCGAGCAGACCTGCATCGTCGACGATCAGGTGTACGACGAGCTGCTCGCCGAGTTCGAACGGATGGGCGCCCACGTGCTCACCACCGACCAGGTCGACGCCCTGGTCGAGTTCGCGTTCGGCTGCGGCGACCGGGTCAACATGGCGGCGCTCGGCCAGCAGGCCCCCGAGCTGGCCAGCCGTGCGGGCTTCACGGTGGCGCCGGAGACCAAGATCCTGCTGGCGCCCCTGCCGTCGGACCTCGAGGAGCTGGGGCGGCACCCGCTGGTCCAGGAGAAGCTGATGCCCGTGCTCGGGCTGGTCCGCTCCGGCAGCGTCGAGCACGGCGTGGCGGCCGCGGTGCTGGTCACCGAGCACGGCGGCCTCGGTCACACCTCGGCCGTCTACGCCAACGACCAGGCCGTCGTCGACGCCTACGCCGCGGCGGTCCGCACCGGGCGGATCCTGGTCAACGCACCCACCGCGGTCGGTGCCCTGGGCGGGATCTACAACAGCCTGACCCCGACGTTCTCCCTCGGCTGCGGCACCTGGGGCGGCTCGACCACGACCGAGAACGTCAACTACCAGCAGCTGCTCAACATCAAGACGGTCTCGCACCGACGGACCCCGTCGCAGTGGTTCCGGGTGCCGTCCACGACGTTCTTCAACGCCGGCGCCCTCGACAACCTGCGCGACCTCGACTGCGAGGTGGTGGTCGTGGTCACCGACGCGCTCACCGACGCCCGCGGCGTGGTCGACCAGGTCCGGGCCAAGCTCCCCACCCGCCACGTCCACGTCTTCGCCGAGGTGGAGCCGGAGCCCGACGAGGCGGTGATCCTGCGTGGCGTGGCCCTGCTCGACCGGACCCGTCCCGACACGGTGATCGCGGTCGGCGGTGGCTCGGTGCTCGACGCGGCCAAGGCGATGAGGCTCTTCCACGAGCATCCCGAGCGCACCCTCGACGAGCTGACGCTGCCCTTCCTCGACCCGCGCAAGCGGATGGCCGACTTCCCACAGACCCCGCACACGGTGCGCCTCGTGGCGGTCCCGACCACGTCCGGCACCGGCTCGGAAGTGTCCCCGGCCGCCGTGGTGACCGTGGGGGAGCGCAAGCAGACCCTGGTCGACTACTCCCTGGTGCCCGACATGGCGATCGTCGACCCGGTGCTGACCCTGTCGATGCCGAGGTCGCTCACGGTCGACAGCGGCATCGACGCCCTGACCCACGCGCTGGAGGCCGTGGTGTCGATCTTCGCCTCGCCGTACACCGACGCGTTCTGCGTGCAGGCGGCCCGGCTGATCTTCGAGGCCCTCCCGAAGGTGTACGACGACCCCGACGACCTCGCGGCCCGGACCGACATGGCCAACGCGGCCACCCTGGCCGGGCTGGCCTTCTCCAACGCGTTCGTCGGCACCAACCATGCGCTCGCCCACGCCACGGGCGCCCGCTTCGGCATCGCGCACGGGCGGGCCAACGGGATCTTCCTGCCGCACCTGCTGCGCTACAACGCGGGACTGCCCAGCAAGTTCATGCCGGCCCCCGGTTACTCGGCGTACGTCGCCCCCGACAAGTACGCGACGCTCGGCCGGGTGGTCTTCGGCGGTCGCAGCGCCGAGGAGAGCCGCCGTCGGCTGTTCAGCGGGGTCGAGGACCTGCTCGACCGGCTGGGGATGCCTCGGACCCTCCGGGCCGCCGGTGTCGACGAGGACGAGTTCCTGGCCGCCCTGCCGGCTCTGGCGATGACGGCGTTCGAGGACCTCAGCAACCGCACCAACCCGCGGATGCCACTGGTCCGCGAGATCACCGACCTGCTCTCGGTCGGCTACTACGGAGGGAGTCCCGATGCCCACTGACAACGCGGTCCAGACGATCGAGGTGAAGGCGCCGTTCGCCGAGGTGCTGGCGACCATCCGGGACATCGAGAGCCAGGTCGAGTGGATCCCCGAGATCCTGGAGGCCGAGGTGCTCGAGGTCTACGAGGACGACGACCTGGCGGCCACCGCGCGGTTCAAGGCGTCGGCGACGGTCGGCACCGACCAGTACACGCTGTCCTACGAGCACGCCGACGACGGCCTGAGCTGGACGATGGTCTCGGGCCGGATGCAGACCGGCCAGGAGGGGGTCTACCGCCTGGTCGAGCTGGCGCCGGACGTCACCGAGGTCACCTACGACCTCACCATCCATCACAACCTGCCGCTGCCGGGCTTCCTGCGGAACCGCGTGATCAAGGGGCTCGTCGAGAGCACCCTCAGCGGGCTCAAGGAGCGGCTCGAGGCGTGACCGGCCCTACTTCGAGGGCTGAGGGGTGTGACAGGTGATCTTGGGGTTGGCGCCGACGTAGTTCAGCGGGCCGGCGACGATGGTGAGCGCCGTGTCGCCGAAGCTCTTGCAGCTGACGTCCTTGTTGCTGCCGAAGTAGCCGCGCTGGGCGGCGGCAGCAACGCCGATCACGAGCCAGACCACGATGACGATGCCGATCAGGTTGCGCATGTCGGTCGACGTACCCCGCCGCGGCAGGATCATGCCCCGTCAGGACTCCCCGTCGATGAGGTACGACGACCCGCTCTTCACCAGGTGCAGGGTGGGGTGGTCGGTGCTGTGCGTGCCGTTCGTCTTCACGTAGGCGATGTCGTAGGACACCGTCATCGAGGCGGGGTCCGCCACGATGTTGCTCGGCGTGGCCGACGAGATCGTCCTCCAGAACCCGTGGTACCCACCGTAGTGGCCACTCTGCGCCTGGAAGGCCGGCGTCAGCATCGCGTACGTCGCGTGGTCGTCCGAGGTCACGGTCGCGAAGTAGTGGGTGATGAAGGCGGTCATCGCAGCGGCCGACGCGGCGTTGCCCGAGGACGAACTCGACGGGTTGGTCGGACTCGACGCCGTCGAGCCGCCACCGGCGCCCGGGTGCTTCCCGCCGTTCCCGGAGTTCGAGGTCAGGGCAGCGACGGCGATCACCACAACAGCGACCAGCGCCACGACGGCGGCGACCCACGGCCACACCGGCCCGCGCCGCCGATCGCGACCGGCGGGCGGTGGAGCCCGGGTCGGGGCGGGTGCAGCCGGACCCACGACGAGGGCCGGGTCGGCGACGATCGGCGGCACGGCCATCGGCTGCTCGGGAGTCGCGTCCAGGACCCTCGTGGAGTCGAGGTCTGCCACGTCCAGCGGGGCGGGGTGGACCGCCACGTCGCGGCCCTGCGCCAGGAAGTCCCGCACCTGCGCCATGCTCCAGCGATCGGCCGGCTCGCGGGTCATGGTGTGCTCGAGCACCGGCGCCAGCCACCCGGCCTCGGCCAGCCGCGGCGGTTCCTCGTGCACGATCCGGTAGAGCGCGCCCATCAGGTTCTCGCGCGTGTCGTACGGCGGGTGGCCGGCCAGGGCGTGGAAGAGCGAGGCGCCGAGCGACCACACGTCGGAGGCCTCCGTGGCGGTCGCTCCGGACGCGACCTCGGGGGCCAGGTAGGCGGGGGACCCGGTGACCAGCCCGGTCTGGGTCAGCGAGGCGTCCGCCTCGGCCCGGGCGATCCCGAAGTCGGAGAGCTTCACGTCGCCGCCCGGGGTGACCAGCATGTTGGACGGCTTCACGTCGCGGTGCACGATCCCGACCGCGTGGGCGGCGGCCAGGGCGTCGGCGGCCTGCCGCACCAGCACGGCGGCCTCGTCCGGCGCCAGTGCGCCGTCCCGGCTGATCAACGCCGCGAGGGTGACCCCCTCGACGTACTCCATGACCAGCCAGTGGTCGTCGCCGTCGTCGACGAGGTCGTAGACCGCGACCACGTGGGGGTGGTTCAGCCGCGCCGCCAGCCGGGCCTCACGCTCGGCGCGCTCGAGGTCGGGCGAGCTCGCACCGGGGACCATCCCGATCCGCTTGAGTGCGACGTCGCGGCCGAGGACGTCGTCACGTCCGAGCCACACGGCGCCCATCCCGCCGCGGCCGATCTCCCGGCCGCGGGAGTACCTCCCAGCGATCAAGTCCACGTCCTCCTCGGTGCGCCAGCCTAGGCGAAGTACCCTGGCCGCCCTTCAAGATGCGGGGCCCGTGACGACGAGGAGGGCTCGTGGCCACCTGGCGCGACGTCGAGGACCTGGTCGCGTCGATGCCGGACGCCACGCTCGGCGAGGCCCACGAGGGGTCGCCGGCGTGGTACGCCGGCCGGCACCAGTTCGCGCGGCGCCGCGACGTCGACGGCCACGCGGTGGTGCAGCTCTGGAGCGGTGACCTGGACCTGGGCCGACAGCTCGCGCCGCGCTCCGGCACCTTCGTCCGGCTCGACACCTTCGAGTTCCGGGTCAGCGTCTGGGTGCGTCTGGACCGGATCGGGCGGCGGGAGCTCGCCGAGCTCCTCCTGGACTCCTACCGCGTCCGTGGGGGAGCACGCCGCGCGGCGCGGGTCGACCAGGCGCGCTACTTCGGCGGACCAGGACCGGCCGACGACGCGGCCGGGCCGTGAACCCGGTGGAGGGCACCCCGACGGATGCGGCAGGCTGGACCCGACACCTCCCGAGACGGAAAGGTCCGGCGTGACTCGCCAAGCCCCAGATCCGACCCTGCTGGACGACCTCGAGTGGCGCGGCCTGATCGCCCACTCGACCGACCTCGACGCTCTGCGCGAGGCACTCACGGCCGGCAGCGTGCGCTTCTACGTGGGCTTCGACCCGACCGCACCGAGCCTGCACATGGGCAACCTGCTGCAGCTGACCACCGCACGCCGGCTCCAGGACGCCGGCCACACGCCGTACCTCCTGGTGGGCGGCGCCACCGGTATGATCGGTGACCCCAAGGAGTCCGGCGAGCGCACCCTGAACTCCCTCGACACCGTCAAGGACTGGAGCGAGCGGGTACGCCGTCAGGTGACGCCGTTCGTCAGCTTCGAGGGGACCAACGCGGCGACGGTGGTCAACAACTACGACTGGACCGCCAGCCTGTCGACCATCGACTTCCTGCGCGACATCGGCAAGCACTTCCCGGTGAACCGGATGCTCGGGCGCGACACCGTGAAGCGGCGCCTCGAGTCGGGCATCAGCTACACCGAGTTCAGCTACGTGCTGCTCCAGTCCATGGACTTCCTCAGCCTCTACCGCGAGCACGGCGTGACGCTCCAGCACGGCGGTGAGGACCAGTGGGGCAACATCACCGGCGGCGTGGAGCTGATCCGGCGCGCCGACGCGGGCAAGGCGCACGCGTTCGTGACGCCG
This genomic window from Nocardioides cynanchi contains:
- a CDS encoding YchJ family protein, whose protein sequence is MWSDQRPSLCPCGSGTSYDACCGRLHRGAPATTAEELMRSRYAAFAVGDADHLFRTWHPRTRPHDVTLPSDRTWTGLVVLATEAGGPDDDSGVVEFEAHYVTAGRPGVQHEVSRFERRRRLWVYVGGAT
- a CDS encoding wax ester/triacylglycerol synthase domain-containing protein, with amino-acid sequence MTEYMRNTDAFALGMEDDARLRSTVVTILTLDRSPDWDVLVDRLERVARLMPMFRQRVVPSTPPAPPRWVYDPDFDLRFHLRRVVAPEPGTFETVLEMARNAEMGEFDHSRPMWTATLVEGLADGGAAIVVKMHHSLADGIGGMQIASLVFDFQAEPADLGPLPPVPSATAALPLDGVRRSLEYDVGLTRKLVRTATLGSTKLVVGGVRHPRATLASVWSTATSVYRTVRPINHTASPIMQDRRLIRELGVHEVPLSALKLAGRNAGGSLNDAFLAAVTGGLRRYHERHGAAVDELMVTMPISIRMPGDAEGGNRITLMRIALPVGVSDPRKRIAEIHERALSARNEPSLKLTQDIAAGLNLLPRWYIGAILRHVDFLASNVPGAPVPVWVGGAAVTMQYAFGPTIGAGINVTLITYQDTCALGINADSGAVPDLAVFQECLVEGFEEVLALGLEPAPAPPAPPRKKRPVRTPTPIA
- the adhE gene encoding bifunctional acetaldehyde-CoA/alcohol dehydrogenase gives rise to the protein MTDTRTAPAVVTPTEPTAAPDVVVPALTDERLHDIDGLVERAHRAVEAFRALDQQQVDAIVSAMVRAGIRAAGELAGLAIEETGFGVFEDKVVKNYVATEFLSDYLHDKRSVGVIEEDVEHDIVRVAEPIGVVLAITPVTNPTSTVLYKAIVAAKTRNAVIFRPSPYAVRSCARSVEILREAAEAAGMPAGALQVIPDLEHEVTHYLFKHPQVDFIWVTGGPKIVALANAAGKPGLSVGPGNAPIYVHRTADLKGAVVDILISKTFDASVICPAEQTCIVDDQVYDELLAEFERMGAHVLTTDQVDALVEFAFGCGDRVNMAALGQQAPELASRAGFTVAPETKILLAPLPSDLEELGRHPLVQEKLMPVLGLVRSGSVEHGVAAAVLVTEHGGLGHTSAVYANDQAVVDAYAAAVRTGRILVNAPTAVGALGGIYNSLTPTFSLGCGTWGGSTTTENVNYQQLLNIKTVSHRRTPSQWFRVPSTTFFNAGALDNLRDLDCEVVVVVTDALTDARGVVDQVRAKLPTRHVHVFAEVEPEPDEAVILRGVALLDRTRPDTVIAVGGGSVLDAAKAMRLFHEHPERTLDELTLPFLDPRKRMADFPQTPHTVRLVAVPTTSGTGSEVSPAAVVTVGERKQTLVDYSLVPDMAIVDPVLTLSMPRSLTVDSGIDALTHALEAVVSIFASPYTDAFCVQAARLIFEALPKVYDDPDDLAARTDMANAATLAGLAFSNAFVGTNHALAHATGARFGIAHGRANGIFLPHLLRYNAGLPSKFMPAPGYSAYVAPDKYATLGRVVFGGRSAEESRRRLFSGVEDLLDRLGMPRTLRAAGVDEDEFLAALPALAMTAFEDLSNRTNPRMPLVREITDLLSVGYYGGSPDAH
- a CDS encoding SRPBCC family protein — protein: MPTDNAVQTIEVKAPFAEVLATIRDIESQVEWIPEILEAEVLEVYEDDDLAATARFKASATVGTDQYTLSYEHADDGLSWTMVSGRMQTGQEGVYRLVELAPDVTEVTYDLTIHHNLPLPGFLRNRVIKGLVESTLSGLKERLEA
- a CDS encoding serine/threonine-protein kinase; its protein translation is MDLIAGRYSRGREIGRGGMGAVWLGRDDVLGRDVALKRIGMVPGASSPDLERAEREARLAARLNHPHVVAVYDLVDDGDDHWLVMEYVEGVTLAALISRDGALAPDEAAVLVRQAADALAAAHAVGIVHRDVKPSNMLVTPGGDVKLSDFGIARAEADASLTQTGLVTGSPAYLAPEVASGATATEASDVWSLGASLFHALAGHPPYDTRENLMGALYRIVHEEPPRLAEAGWLAPVLEHTMTREPADRWSMAQVRDFLAQGRDVAVHPAPLDVADLDSTRVLDATPEQPMAVPPIVADPALVVGPAAPAPTRAPPPAGRDRRRGPVWPWVAAVVALVAVVVIAVAALTSNSGNGGKHPGAGGGSTASSPTNPSSSSSGNAASAAAMTAFITHYFATVTSDDHATYAMLTPAFQAQSGHYGGYHGFWRTISSATPSNIVADPASMTVSYDIAYVKTNGTHSTDHPTLHLVKSGSSYLIDGES
- the tyrS gene encoding tyrosine--tRNA ligase, translating into MTRQAPDPTLLDDLEWRGLIAHSTDLDALREALTAGSVRFYVGFDPTAPSLHMGNLLQLTTARRLQDAGHTPYLLVGGATGMIGDPKESGERTLNSLDTVKDWSERVRRQVTPFVSFEGTNAATVVNNYDWTASLSTIDFLRDIGKHFPVNRMLGRDTVKRRLESGISYTEFSYVLLQSMDFLSLYREHGVTLQHGGEDQWGNITGGVELIRRADAGKAHAFVTPLVTKPDGTKYGKTEGDALWLDPQMMSPYTFHQWWLNVDDSQVSQMLRLFTFLSRAEIEGIEAEMTEKPWLRSGQRTLADEVTTLVHGQAETDSAKAAAAALFGGGDLHALSPATLAAALRGAGATAVPALVPVVDLLVETGLAKSRGEARRTITEGGAYLNNVRVEDPEAEPRPDDLIGGTWLVLRRGKKSFAGVEVG